In the Salvia splendens isolate huo1 chromosome 16, SspV2, whole genome shotgun sequence genome, GCGCTCTACTTCTCCGCTTCTCTGATCAAGTTCCGCGAGGGCGCTTGGGTCCCTATCGCGCTTTCTTTTACATTCCTCGCGATAATGTACACGTGGCACTACGGGACGCTGAAGAAGTACGAGTTCGATGTCCAGAACAAGGTCTCCATCAACTGGCTCCTAGGTTTGGGTCCGAACCTAGGGATCGTCCGTGTCCGAGGGATTGGCCTCATCCACACGGAGCTCGTGTCCGGGATTCCAGCCATCTTCTCGCATTTCGTGACGAATCTCCCTGCCTTCCATCAGGTTCTTGTTCTGTTCTGCATCAAATATGTTCCCGTGCCCCATGTTCGATCCGACGAGCGATTTCTAGTCGGACGAGTCGGGCCGAAGGAGTACCGCGTTTACCGATGTATCGCACGATACGGGTACCGTGACACGATCATCGATGACGTCGAGTTCGAGAAGGATCTAGTATGTAGCATAGCAGAGTTCATCCGGTCAGAGGTGCCGGAATGCAACGGTTCGTCCGAACACACTCTCGAGAATGAAGAGAAGATGACAGTCATCGGGACGTCGTCATCCCACGCGAAAGGCGTCAAACTATGGGAGGAAGACGAGGGTGGAGATCTGCAATCGTCCGATGATGCTACCACGAGCACGAACGAGCTCGGGGAGATCCGATCGCCAGCGGGGCCGAAGAAAAGAGTTAGGTTTCTCGTCCCGGAGAGCCCGGAAATCGAGAAAGAGGAGAGGACCGAGCTACGGGAACTCATGGAAGCGAGGGAGGCGGGGATGGCGTTCATTCTAGGTCACTGCTACGTGAAGGCGAAGACGGGGTCGAGCTTGATGAAGAGGCTCGTTGTGAACGTCGGGTACGACTTCCTCCGGAGGAACTCGAGAGGGCCGACGTACGCGTCGAGCTTCCCGCGGGCGTCGACGCTAGAGGTTGGTATGATCTACCATGTATGATACCTTGTGCAGCTTCTTGTTTTTGGAAGTTTGGTTTATGTAAATGGATTGAATGAGTCTTTTATACGAGGTAAAGTAAGCTCAAGTTCAAATGAATTCTCGCTATTGTGCAAAACACGATATATAATCTAGTAGTCTATGTACTAACGACAATAACTTTTGTACAAATGAAAATGCAATTGAATCAATTGTAAACAGAAAAAGAGGTGTTTTTAAAACATTATCATAAGTCTATTATATCGTGCTCAAACATTATCAtcgaataatatcatttttttaatcattttgttacatgataattttatatttttcattaataGTGTTATGTCTGAATTTCAACATCGAAACTTGCTTTGGAATATTTTAATCAAAAACCAAACTCTGATTATAAGGGTTAATTAGTAATTTTATGTgttgatttttgaaaatttttatattctgtgttgatttttgaaaaaacaaataaatctaaTATACTGATAACCAATTCAATTTATTGTCCTATAATCATGCAAATAAGATTCAACCAATGATATGCAGTGGATTATACGAAAAcatatttttattctatttaattataCAGTAATTTAAGAATAAACTACGTACATCGAGTTGatattctaaaaaaatcaccatataagaaaaattcgattttaaaatttatattgataGATTTGGTTCTATTTCTAGGGATTGGATCTTAATTGATTCATCTCAATCCAAACATTATTATAATATGAACTATATTATGAAAAAATGGGTTATAGTAGAATttgatataaaaataataatagtactattttttttttaaatggggGTATAATAACATGttaagaaattatttttcttttatatttacttataaattaaaaaaatgtcagAAATAATTTATTCATGTGGTTATCCATTCCAACATACGCAAATACGTGCCAAAGCCAACACTAGTTGTACTTGACTTATTACATAAGCAACATTAACGTGTAAGTTGCAAGCTTTTCCCCtaatattttagtaattatgttttaaaatacaaatgaaAAATCGGCCGATCACAGTTACAGAGACTAAAAACTGATTACTATGTTAAACTTTATGCTAACAAATTGTTCTTATTCACTTACATGTCTATTTAACATAGAAtttttaatagtactactaatattcTTCCTTTCCTGtcctaattaaattgaagtATTTCTTTTAAACATTgacattaaataaaattaaaataaaataggaaaagaataaaagagtagaagagataagagagaataaaataaaacagataagagagaattaaataaaagataaaaaaaattaagaatcataatatgttttgttttttatataaaaaatgattcaacataatgGATACTCATAAAAGAAAACGACTCAACTTTATTACTATTGCGACATGcgatagtaatttttttaattttatttaatcactTAAAAAGAAAGATACTACTAAATGAGACAGAGTTGTTTGCGACTGTTAAGACAAAAAAAAACAGCATATGTCTCATGTGATAGGGCTTTAATAAGTTCACCTACTGCTTTAATTCAGTGAAAATCTCTGCTTCATTAGCAAAGTCtgattaaataattgttataAGACCACCTTTTCATTgattccctctctctctcctcattCTTCAGTCACCTCATGCTCTCTTTTGTGAGTCATGGAAAGTACATCACAATGAGTACAATATAAAAAGGGGAGGAATGTAGAGATCTGCCCTCCACATTTTCTTGAATTTCTCTGTTTTTCGCTAAGCAAAGGTGAAATGGGAAGAAAGAATTGCTTCGTTCTTGCTGTGATTCTCCTAATTTTTCTTGCTGGATGTTCCTCAGTTTCAGCTTCACCTGCTACAAGTGAGCAACACTCTCTCCACTACTTAATTTTCTTGATTATGATCTTTTTTTACCAATTCTTGAATTTcttgtaaatttttttagaaatcGTTGGTGGGGTTGTGACAAAGGTTGTCTCCACCATTTTCAAGCGGCTGTGGTCTCTCAAATCAGCCACCAAAACCGGTATAGTTTCTCTTCATCCACCCACATTTTCAAGATTTTTCAATAATTAATACCTCCCTCTCtgtcctctctctctctctctcattgtGGGGTCGTGTAATTGTAGCTACCTCTAGCCGCTCAATGATGAAATTTGAAGGTGGATACACGGTTGAGACAGTGTTTGATGGAAGCAAGCATGGAATTGAGCCATACACGGTGGAGATCTCACCGGATGAGGAGGTTCTCATATTGGACTCCCAAAACAGCAACATTTACAAGATCCCAACCCCTTTATCTCGATGTGAGTTTCTTGCAACCATGGTCTTAAATTCAGTTGCATTTGTTGATGAAGTTTCAATCTTTGACTATAATGACTGAATTTGGAGCTCTGGGGTTTCAGTTGATGGTTTGGTATTGCTTGTGATTACTTCATGTGTTGCATTTGAGGTTAGAGTTGTGATCTTTGGTTCTTATGTGAATTCAGAGGTTTTAGTTGAATGAATTCTTTTCTTGGAGATTACTCTTATTACTTTGTAATTTTGTGTATGACGACTTTATTCGTTTTGCCTCTATATCTTGCTTTTGCTGAGAGCAAGGCTCTTTTTTGGGGCACTGTACTTCCTTTTCCTTTGGATTTGATTCTCTTTTCATAAATTTGTTAGCTTCTTGTGCTTTTCTTTTATAGCTTTGTTTTGTGTTATTAGGCGACTTGAATGCTGCTTTATTCGCTTCTTGACATTCATTTTGTAGTTTATGTTGTCCTAAACTAGCTTTGCATCTTATATAAAGAATGGTTCCTTTCAACACGCCTTGATTTCGTCTAGTTTACGCCTTTCTAGCTTGCGTCTCATTAGTCTTTGATATCACACCTCGAGCTTCTGTCTTGTACAAAGAATGATTCCTCCTTGATTCCGTGTAGTTCACACGTTTCTAGATTTGGTCGAGTTGTTTGTTCGTGGCATTAGTCTTAGATTCCATGGCTCGAGCTTCTGTTTCTGATCAAGAATCCAATGCTCAATTGATGGACTTGATCAAGAATCCATTCTTCAATGTAATTTAGCAGTTTAACTCCCCTTTTTGTGAAGGGTTATGCAGTTTTTTCCTTATAACGTTTGTGCAAACCATTGATTTATAGCTTTGTTGTTGTCTTTCTTATTGATTGGCTCGTTACAGATAGTCGGCCTAAGTTGCTGGCCGGATCAGCTGAAGGATACAACGGGCATGTAGACGGGAAGCTGAGGCAAGCAAGACTGAACCATCCTAGAGGGCTTACTGTTGACGACAGTGGCAATATATACGTTGCTGACACGATGAATATGGCGATCAGGAAGATCAGCGATTCTGGTAAAATATAACAAACCTTACCATCCATTGAGTGCACTTGAAGTCAGTCAATGTACTCGTGCAGATATCCGAACATTGCTGGTTTACTTCGTGCAGGAGTTGTGACGATTGCAGGTGGTAAGTCAGGCAGGGGAGGACACATAGACGGACCAAGTGAAGACGCGAGGTTCTCGGATGATTTTGATTTGGTCTACGTTGGAAGTAGCTGCTCTCTGTTGGTTATAGATAGAGGGAACCAAGCAATACGAGAGATCCAACTCCACGAACACGATTGTTCCCATGAGGAAGACAACAATCTCGATTTAGGTAGACACAGAACCTATTTTCGTTACTTGAATTCGACAACGGTGTGACATGTTTGAATGAATCATTTCAGGAATAGCAGTGCTTGCGGCAGCTTGTTTCTTCGGTTACATGCTAGCCTTGTTGCAATGTCGAGTTGCTTCTATGATTTCGTACGACAATGTAAGTGAACTTATCCCGAGCACTTGTCGATTATGGTTaaacatcataaaaattaaCATTCTCGAACGACTTTCTAGCCTAAGGAGCCGAAGCCTTATGCGACGGGCATGCCCCCAGCACCGTACCAGAGGCAGGCCCCACCTGCGAAATCTGTCTTGCCGCCCCTGATTCCGGCCGAAGACGAGTACGACAAGCAAGAGGACGGACTATTCACTTCGCTCGGGAAGCTCGTCGTCCACACTGGATCCTCCGTAGCCGAGCTCTTCGGCGGACTATTCTCGGGATTCAAGAAGAAGCCCGTCGTCATAAACCACATTCCGGCCTACCACCACCAATACCAGTCAAGGCACGGAGGAGCGTGGCCCGTGCAAGAGAGCTTTGTGGTGCCACGCGAGGACGAGCCACCTCCGCTCGAGGCGAGAGAGCCCACACCGCGCAAGAACTACCCTTACAAGGACGCGGAAAAGATGAGGCCGTCGAAGCAGAGCCGACCGTACTACAACCAATGGAACAGCCACGGACACGAGTATCAGCAGCCGCAGCTGCAGTCTCATCAGCATCACCAGAAGCACCGGCCGGCCAGCCCTCAGACGTACTACGAGCAGCAGAACTGCGAGACGAATGAGATCGTGTTCGGGGCGGTCCAGGAGCAGGAGGGGCGGCGGGAGGCGATGGTGATCAAGGCCGTCGACTACACCGATTCGGCCTACGAGGGCAACAATGTGAGGTCGAGATATAACTACATGAGCTATTCCTCCTATGGATACTAGCTAATTTGTGTTGTTTGATCTTAACAATGTTGAACATTTGGTTCACAATGTATAGAAGCAATGATGATATGATAGTATTATGGTATCAAACATATGTTCTTTTCTTCagttgtctcatttcactttttttatgtttttggaaaaagttgTTTCCTGAAGCTAATGATGATATATATAGGCGTGGGGGTTTTCATATAGTACTGCATTTCTTTTGTTCTGACAAATGCAGCCATGCTTTACTTTTGAGATAGTCCATTGGTGGATTGAATTAGTATGTTTTATACTGTATGACTTATTCTCTTCGACatcccattcaaataaacacatttctaaaaatagtgTGATGTTCTAGTGATAATGTGGTACCATTTGACAATGTGGCGAGTTCGAGTCCACCGTGACGCGGCCTTTAAATTTCTGTTAGTTTATCGATAAAAACTGGCCTTATGATTTCCTCGTGCTTGATTTGATTTAAGTGTACGATGTGTCAAATGTGATAGATTGCTATAAAGTGAGTGGTTCGATTGAAAACTATCTTAAAATGAGAACTTATCAGTTGACAATTGATATCATTTGTATCACCAACTGATATATTTTGTGCTTCCAACTGATAAGCTCTTAAGTTCTCATTTTAAGATAATTCTCAATTGCATCACTTCCTTATCataaatactcaaataattataaataatagcAAATTTATAGATAGTAGTGTatataataaatgaataaacACAAGTAACCTTACAAGCATAGTCTATTGCTCTACAAGCTACCCAAGTTCCTACTTTCAATCAATTGacaaactaaacaaaaaaaacaaaatcccCTGATGCATGCTAAACTGATACATCAAATCACTCCCAgatgaagaaataaaaaaatttggattcccaaaataaatatataaaagattAAAAATCGATGAACCTTAATAGGAAAAATATCAAGAGGTGCACTTAATCACCCATAACCATTGCTTGTTGTACTAATGATGCGAGCCGGTAGTGTAAGAATGTCCCGCACCCGGGCTTGGACCGGAGTCCTTGATATTAGCATAAATGGTCGTGATTTCATCGCCTCCATGGCCAGTGACCGGAGAGGGAGGCGCTTCTTCGTGATGAATATGGTGGATAGGCGTGCTTGAACATTATTCATAGTGAATATCAAGAAAAGAATCAAGAGAGATGAGAGACATGGTTTAGGGTTGTTGGCCATATACAATTCCTAGtgattgtgatttgtgaaataTTATTGAGAATTTTGATGCAAATAAGAAAGCAAATGATGTTTTAGTTTGTGAATAAGTG is a window encoding:
- the LOC121772617 gene encoding uncharacterized protein LOC121772617 isoform X2 translates to MGRKNCFVLAVILLIFLAGCSSVSASPATKIVGGVVTKVVSTIFKRLWSLKSATKTATSSRSMMKFEGGYTVETVFDGSKHGIEPYTVEISPDEEVLILDSQNSNIYKIPTPLSRYSRPKLLAGSAEGYNGHVDGKLRQARLNHPRGLTVDDSGNIYVADTMNMAIRKISDSGVVTIAGGKSGRGGHIDGPSEDARFSDDFDLVYVGSSCSLLVIDRGNQAIREIQLHEHDCSHEEDNNLDLGIAVLAAACFFGYMLALLQCRVASMISYDNEPKPYATGMPPAPYQRQAPPAKSVLPPLIPAEDEYDKQEDGLFTSLGKLVVHTGSSVAELFGGLFSGFKKKPVVINHIPAYHHQYQSRHGGAWPVQESFVVPREDEPPPLEAREPTPRKNYPYKDAEKMRPSKQSRPYYNQWNSHGHEYQQPQLQSHQHHQKHRPASPQTYYEQQNCETNEIVFGAVQEQEGRREAMVIKAVDYTDSAYEGNNVRSRYNYMSYSSYGY
- the LOC121772617 gene encoding uncharacterized protein LOC121772617 isoform X1 → MGRKNCFVLAVILLIFLAGCSSVSASPATKIVGGVVTKVVSTIFKRLWSLKSATKTATSSRSMMKFEGGYTVETVFDGSKHGIEPYTVEISPDEEVLILDSQNSNIYKIPTPLSRYSRPKLLAGSAEGYNGHVDGKLRQARLNHPRGLTVDDSGNIYVADTMNMAIRKISDSGVVTIAGGKSGRGGHIDGPSEDARFSDDFDLVYVGSSCSLLVIDRGNQAIREIQLHEHDCSHEEDNNLDLGIAVLAAACFFGYMLALLQCRVASMISYDNPKEPKPYATGMPPAPYQRQAPPAKSVLPPLIPAEDEYDKQEDGLFTSLGKLVVHTGSSVAELFGGLFSGFKKKPVVINHIPAYHHQYQSRHGGAWPVQESFVVPREDEPPPLEAREPTPRKNYPYKDAEKMRPSKQSRPYYNQWNSHGHEYQQPQLQSHQHHQKHRPASPQTYYEQQNCETNEIVFGAVQEQEGRREAMVIKAVDYTDSAYEGNNVRSRYNYMSYSSYGY
- the LOC121772617 gene encoding uncharacterized protein LOC121772617 isoform X3, yielding MFLSFSFTCYKVVTKVVSTIFKRLWSLKSATKTATSSRSMMKFEGGYTVETVFDGSKHGIEPYTVEISPDEEVLILDSQNSNIYKIPTPLSRYSRPKLLAGSAEGYNGHVDGKLRQARLNHPRGLTVDDSGNIYVADTMNMAIRKISDSGVVTIAGGKSGRGGHIDGPSEDARFSDDFDLVYVGSSCSLLVIDRGNQAIREIQLHEHDCSHEEDNNLDLGIAVLAAACFFGYMLALLQCRVASMISYDNPKEPKPYATGMPPAPYQRQAPPAKSVLPPLIPAEDEYDKQEDGLFTSLGKLVVHTGSSVAELFGGLFSGFKKKPVVINHIPAYHHQYQSRHGGAWPVQESFVVPREDEPPPLEAREPTPRKNYPYKDAEKMRPSKQSRPYYNQWNSHGHEYQQPQLQSHQHHQKHRPASPQTYYEQQNCETNEIVFGAVQEQEGRREAMVIKAVDYTDSAYEGNNVRSRYNYMSYSSYGY